Part of the Plasmodium knowlesi strain H genome assembly, chromosome: 11 genome is shown below.
CATTATAAAAAGATGCTCATATGCATCCCTACAGGTGAACACAAAAGGGTAAAGTTCGTCATTGTTcatatgcaaatttttttagcctccccccccctcccctacATCCACTAAAAGGAGAATAATAGCATACTATAGCACAGTGAAGTACacctttatttttcatttattttgccaaaggggaaaaacatgGCTGATGGAGAGTACAGCTTCTCCTTGACAACCTTTAGCCCCACGGGGAAGTTAGTGCAAATTGAATATGCCTTGAATAGAGTTTCCAGCAGTTCACCTGCTTTAGGTGAGTTCGTGTTACGGTTGGAAAAGTATTGCCATTTTTCTGAATACCCTATTCACATAATCCTCCCccgtgtttttccttctccactttttcctcGTGTACTCGCTTGACGTATACTCATGTCCATTGGgatatgcacatataatgTGCGCTACTATAATATACCGCGCTATAGTTGTCCATGCCCTCCACCTTCCCCTCCCCAAGGCATCCGAGCTAAAAATGGTATCATAATCGCAACGGAGAAGAAGAGCCCAAATGAACTGATAGAAGAAAACAGTATATACAAAATTCAGCAGATTAGCGAACACATCGGAATTGTGTACGCAGGAATGCCTGGAGACTTCCGAGTGCTACTAAAGCGTGCCCGTAAGGAAGCTATAAGATACTCCCTACAGTATGGAAATGAAATATTGGTAAAAGAACTTGTTAAAGAAATAGCATCCATAGTACAGGAGTTCACCCAGACAGGTGGAGTGAGACCATTTGGATTGTCTCTACTGATCTGTGGAACAGATGCGTATGGATACCACCTGTATCAAATTGATCCCTCTGGATGTTACTTTAATTGGCTAGCTACATGCATAGGAAAGGATTACcaaaataatatttcctttttggaaaaaaggtACAGTACCGATATCGAGGTCGAGGACGCCATACATACAGCCATCCTCACACTCAAGGAGAGTTACGAGGGCGTCATGAACGAGAAGAACATCGAAATAGGTGTGGCCTGCAACGGCAAGCCCTTTAAAATTCTAACCCCCAACGAGATTAAGGATTACCTCATTGAAATAGAGTGAGAGCGTTGGGGCGGTTTACCGGTGAAACTGCAAAAGTCTTGCACGGGCGAATTCCCCCATCCCTtggtgcacattttttgaaCACTCCTAAGGGAAGTTGCCTCCCCGTGGAAGACTCGTAGTAAACCCCCTCACTTCGTCCCCTTTAGGATATGTGAATTTCACTCCTCCCATTCCTtcgtgccttttttttttttttttttttttttttttaaaaaacctcGTACCGTTGGAGAAGCATATCAACACGTATGATCTTCCCTTCGGTAACAAACAAAACGGCATGCCTCGCAAAACTATTTAAATAGTTACATGTactatgtgtatatacgtaggtgtgtatttttttttttttttttttttccccaccatTGTGATGTGGCATTCTTGGTGGAAAGGGTTTTCAAAAGTCCTTGCTCATCCTGGCGGTTGGCCCCGTACGGGGATTTACGAATTGCGTACATAATAACATGTAAATTGCAATCGCCCAGGTGGTCCAGATGGTCGAAATCGTTGCCTTCGTTGCGATTGCTGCGATGGCTGTGATTGTTGAGTATGTCATGCGGCGCGCGCCCAGTGCGTTCCGCCTTTTTACAATTACGCCCCT
Proteins encoded:
- a CDS encoding proteasome subunit alpha type-2, putative; translated protein: MADGEYSFSLTTFSPTGKLVQIEYALNRVSSSSPALGIRAKNGIIIATEKKSPNELIEENSIYKIQQISEHIGIVYAGMPGDFRVLLKRARKEAIRYSLQYGNEILVKELVKEIASIVQEFTQTGGVRPFGLSLLICGTDAYGYHLYQIDPSGCYFNWLATCIGKDYQNNISFLEKRYSTDIEVEDAIHTAILTLKESYEGVMNEKNIEIGVACNGKPFKILTPNEIKDYLIEIE